The sequence GAATTGAAATTATATATATTATCCAGGAACTTAAATAAATAATCTTTGTTTTGTCTGGTCAAAAATACATTTTGCATGATATTTTGAGCCGATTGCACATAGGGTTGTTCAACCAGTTCATCCTCGCAATGCCGGATGAGCTGCATAATGGAGGCATCTCTTTCTTCAATATGAAATTGAAGTCCAATGACTTTATTTTTATAACTAAAGGCCTGATTGTTGGTGATCGTGCTGGAAGCAAGTTTTTGAGCCTGTTCGGGGAGGGAAAATGTGTCGCCGTGCCAATGAAAGACGGTTAGTTTCGGGGGAAAATTATGGAACAGGCTGGTATTTAAAGCATCTTCGTTAAAATTGACGGGA comes from Bacteroidota bacterium and encodes:
- a CDS encoding type 1 glutamine amidotransferase, producing MRIHYLKHVPFEGLGNIEVWAEDRGHLVSCTSFYEKKWKLPSTREFDWLIILGGPMSIKDEAIYPWIREEKEFILKAIEADKTVLGICLGAQMIADVLGGKVFPNKEKEIGWFPVNFNEDALNTSLFHNFPPKLTVFHWHGDTFSLPEQAQKLASSTITNNQAFSYKNKVIGLQFHIEERDASIMQLIRHCEDELVEQPYVQSAQNIMQNVFLTRQNKDYLFKFLDNIYNFNS